The following are from one region of the Tenacibaculum dicentrarchi genome:
- a CDS encoding sigma-70 family RNA polymerase sigma factor: protein MKLKEKVDFSALFDTHYEKLYNYTIKIVKDESISNDLLQDTFIKLWENIDSMKINHRSIESFLIITLKNKIIDYFRKESVKKKHLNLYVLNKDIEEEINNEWDLQKKIEEVYTLLPQKTTDIFKLSRDKGHTYSEIASIKNISIKTVEAHISKALQVFKKELVNFL, encoded by the coding sequence ATGAAATTAAAAGAAAAGGTAGATTTTTCAGCGTTGTTTGATACACATTATGAAAAATTATATAACTATACTATTAAAATAGTAAAGGATGAGAGTATATCGAATGATTTATTACAAGATACTTTCATAAAGTTATGGGAAAATATCGATTCGATGAAAATAAATCATCGCTCTATAGAATCTTTTTTAATTATAACATTAAAAAATAAAATTATAGATTATTTCAGAAAAGAAAGCGTAAAAAAGAAGCACTTAAATTTATATGTTTTAAATAAAGATATTGAAGAAGAAATAAATAATGAATGGGATTTACAAAAAAAAATAGAAGAAGTATATACCTTACTTCCTCAAAAAACAACCGATATTTTTAAGCTTTCAAGAGATAAAGGACACACTTATTCCGAAATAGCATCCATCAAAAATATATCAATAAAAACTGTAGAAGCTCATATTTCAAAAGCTTTGCAAGTTTTTAAAAAAGAATTAGTAAATTTTTTATAA
- a CDS encoding MerR family transcriptional regulator, with amino-acid sequence MYVELPEKRYYKIGEVAKAFDVNVSLIRFWEQEFDIIKPKKNPKGNRLFTREDIENFKLIFNLVKERGFTLEGAKKKLKRNPIDVINNHEIISRLEAVKATLQKIKNQL; translated from the coding sequence ATGTATGTAGAATTACCTGAAAAGAGATATTATAAAATAGGCGAAGTAGCAAAAGCTTTTGATGTTAATGTATCATTAATTCGATTTTGGGAACAAGAATTTGACATCATTAAACCTAAAAAAAATCCCAAAGGAAATCGATTATTTACTAGAGAAGACATTGAAAATTTCAAATTAATTTTCAACCTCGTAAAAGAAAGAGGTTTTACCCTAGAAGGCGCTAAAAAGAAGCTAAAGAGAAACCCTATAGATGTTATAAATAATCACGAAATTATTAGTAGATTAGAGGCTGTTAAGGCAACTTTACAAAAGATAAAAAATCAGTTATAA
- a CDS encoding cryptochrome/photolyase family protein, with product MTNKLAIFWFRRDLRLEDNVALFNALNSSNKVVPLFIFDEDILDKLPENDARVSFIYQTLQQLDTDLKNAGSSLLIKKGNPLEVWKTIISEFDISAVYTNKDYEPYALQRDAEIHDFLKSKSIDFLSYKDQVIFEKAEVTKNDGLPYTVYTPYKNKWLQKFNAEEDLKNYEINFNNFHQFTSKTPPLKSIGFNESSIKVTPYNLSNLANYDEVRDFPFADKTSYLSPYFRFGLVSVRKMVQFALKTNATFLNELIWREFFMQVLFHFPKVVTNNFKQKYDAVPWRNNEAEFEKWCKGETGYPMVDAGMRQLNKTGYMHNRVRMITAGFLCKHLLIDWRWGEAYFAEKLLDYELSANNGNWQWSAGTGCDAAPYFRVFNPEAQLKKFDKDLQYIRKWIENFDELTYPQPMVEHKFARERAISTYKEALN from the coding sequence ATGACAAATAAATTAGCGATATTTTGGTTTCGTAGAGATTTGCGCTTAGAAGATAACGTAGCATTATTTAACGCTTTAAATTCATCAAATAAAGTAGTTCCTTTATTTATTTTTGATGAAGATATTTTAGATAAATTGCCAGAAAATGATGCCCGAGTTTCATTTATTTATCAAACATTACAGCAATTAGATACTGATTTAAAAAATGCAGGTTCATCTTTATTGATAAAAAAAGGAAATCCGCTAGAAGTTTGGAAAACAATAATTTCAGAATTTGATATTTCGGCAGTTTATACCAATAAAGATTACGAACCGTATGCTTTACAAAGAGATGCAGAAATTCATGATTTTTTAAAATCAAAAAGTATTGATTTTTTAAGCTATAAAGACCAAGTTATTTTTGAAAAAGCTGAGGTTACTAAAAATGACGGATTGCCATATACGGTTTACACGCCCTATAAAAATAAGTGGTTACAGAAATTTAATGCCGAAGAAGATTTAAAAAATTATGAAATAAATTTTAATAATTTTCATCAATTTACATCAAAAACACCTCCTTTAAAATCCATAGGATTTAATGAAAGTAGTATAAAAGTAACCCCTTATAATTTATCAAATTTAGCGAATTACGATGAAGTTCGAGATTTCCCTTTTGCTGATAAAACATCTTATTTGTCGCCTTATTTTCGATTTGGCTTGGTAAGTGTTCGTAAAATGGTGCAATTTGCTTTAAAAACCAATGCGACTTTTTTAAATGAACTAATTTGGCGAGAATTTTTTATGCAAGTATTATTTCATTTTCCGAAAGTGGTTACAAATAATTTTAAGCAAAAATACGATGCTGTTCCGTGGAGAAATAACGAAGCCGAATTTGAAAAATGGTGTAAAGGTGAAACTGGGTATCCGATGGTTGATGCAGGTATGCGACAGTTAAATAAAACGGGCTATATGCACAACAGAGTACGTATGATTACGGCAGGTTTTTTATGCAAACATTTGTTAATTGATTGGCGTTGGGGCGAAGCTTATTTTGCCGAAAAACTATTAGATTATGAATTATCAGCAAATAATGGAAATTGGCAATGGTCAGCAGGAACGGGTTGTGATGCTGCGCCATATTTTAGAGTTTTTAATCCTGAAGCACAATTAAAAAAGTTCGATAAAGATTTACAATATATTAGAAAATGGATTGAAAATTTTGATGAATTAACCTATCCACAGCCAATGGTTGAACATAAGTTTGCCCGAGAAAGAGCAATTTCGACTTATAAAGAAGCGTTAAATTAA
- a CDS encoding TonB-dependent receptor, producing the protein MKNKQFITSLGLKNVSKKHSFLMKLTLSIFLFCCLQVVATNTFSQNNVTLNHKNKSLELILNQIEKQTNYNFVFNNDEVNVQQKFTINIVNENVNKAVEILFKNTLVKHQIKNKLIILSKDKDISQKNILKKQQLKYTISGTVKDATTGETLLGANVVIKDALKGTITNEYGFYSMTLLKGIYVLEISYVGYKSKEIKINLNSNIKRNFELTLTENALEEVVVNSTNKSQSQVKTILTGVSSIKTAEIKKLPAFFGEPDITRVILTQPGVSSVGEGASGFNVRGGNIDQNLLLLDEAPLYNSSHLWGLFSAINADALKDLKFYKGGIPARFGGRASSVLDMRQKEGSSKIFKGEGGLGLLFSRLTLEGPIKKDKLSFLVSGRRTYFDIFFPLAGDDLKNQKMYFYDLNTKLSWNINDNNKLYLSGYFGKDVMRFKGEEEVVYDEETKTEKKEPAGKIDFSWNNATTSLRWNHVFSNKLFMNLSTIYSSYKYSLAAENDGPSQTDSGSSFEWTSSVENYIFKPDFTYYLNLDTKMRFGIHGTYYRFTPAKLTNNEQGIKNIDLSVEKGLEIAPYYEIEKKWDKLSVNIGARYSFFRNIGPYEVASYESGLPKTPSTITGQVKYKSGETIAKYGGFEPRLSLKYDVDDRKSLKIGYNKMYQYIHLMSNSSAALPFDVWKLSGKYVKPLEVNQYSFGFAFDSKNRNYNFSVEGYYKDFKNLVEYVNNADLFINKNIETQLLPAKGYAYGTEFSVHKTKGKLTGNLNYTYSVSKRKTVSEFSSENINDGEYFSSNYDKPHIFNATANYKFSDKWTMGTFFTFQSGRPTTLITGRGVYGENEDKSVFTYSDRNAYRMKNTHRLDVSLTYTPEASLYSKWQGSWSFGIYNIYGRKNAFSNYYTFSNNNQNIGISKTLNKKQFSLFGAPIPFITYNFKF; encoded by the coding sequence ATGAAAAACAAACAATTTATAACCTCATTGGGGTTAAAAAATGTATCAAAAAAACATTCGTTTTTAATGAAACTCACCTTATCAATTTTTTTATTTTGTTGCTTACAAGTAGTAGCAACGAATACTTTTTCTCAAAATAATGTAACACTAAATCATAAAAATAAAAGTTTAGAACTTATTTTAAATCAAATAGAAAAACAAACTAATTATAACTTTGTTTTTAATAATGATGAGGTTAATGTTCAACAAAAATTTACTATTAATATTGTTAATGAAAATGTTAATAAAGCCGTAGAAATATTATTTAAAAATACATTAGTAAAACATCAGATAAAAAATAAATTAATTATTTTATCTAAAGATAAAGACATTTCTCAAAAGAATATTTTAAAAAAACAACAACTAAAATATACCATTAGTGGAACGGTAAAAGACGCTACAACTGGTGAAACGTTATTAGGAGCAAATGTTGTAATAAAAGATGCTTTAAAAGGAACTATAACCAATGAATATGGTTTCTATTCGATGACACTTTTAAAAGGTATTTATGTTTTAGAAATTTCTTATGTAGGATATAAAAGCAAAGAAATTAAGATAAACTTAAATAGTAATATTAAGAGAAATTTTGAATTAACCTTAACCGAAAATGCATTAGAAGAAGTTGTTGTAAATTCTACAAACAAAAGTCAAAGTCAAGTTAAAACAATTTTGACAGGAGTATCAAGCATAAAAACAGCTGAGATTAAAAAACTTCCAGCATTTTTTGGTGAGCCAGATATAACGAGAGTTATTTTAACACAACCAGGAGTTAGCTCGGTAGGAGAAGGCGCTAGTGGATTTAATGTTAGAGGAGGTAATATTGATCAGAATTTATTGCTTTTAGATGAAGCTCCATTGTATAATTCGTCTCATTTATGGGGGCTTTTTTCAGCAATTAATGCTGATGCTTTAAAAGATTTAAAGTTTTATAAAGGAGGTATTCCTGCACGTTTTGGTGGTAGAGCTTCTTCTGTTTTAGATATGAGACAGAAAGAAGGAAGTTCTAAAATTTTTAAAGGAGAAGGAGGTTTAGGTTTATTATTTTCAAGATTAACCTTAGAAGGACCTATCAAAAAAGATAAACTTAGTTTCTTAGTATCGGGACGTAGAACTTATTTTGACATATTTTTTCCGTTAGCAGGAGATGATTTAAAAAATCAAAAAATGTACTTTTATGATTTAAATACAAAACTATCTTGGAATATAAATGATAATAATAAATTATACTTATCAGGGTATTTTGGTAAAGATGTAATGAGATTTAAAGGAGAAGAAGAAGTAGTATATGATGAAGAAACAAAAACAGAGAAAAAAGAACCAGCAGGTAAAATAGATTTTTCATGGAATAATGCTACTACAAGTTTACGTTGGAATCATGTGTTTTCTAATAAATTATTTATGAATTTATCAACCATTTATAGTTCATATAAATATTCGTTAGCAGCTGAAAATGATGGCCCTTCGCAAACAGATTCAGGTAGTTCATTTGAATGGACATCATCTGTAGAAAACTATATTTTTAAACCAGATTTTACGTATTATTTGAATTTAGATACAAAGATGAGATTTGGAATTCATGGAACTTATTATAGGTTTACGCCAGCAAAATTAACTAATAATGAACAAGGAATTAAAAATATAGATTTATCAGTAGAAAAAGGCTTAGAGATAGCTCCATATTATGAAATAGAAAAAAAATGGGATAAATTATCTGTAAATATAGGTGCTCGTTATTCTTTTTTCAGAAATATAGGACCTTATGAAGTAGCATCTTACGAATCAGGTTTACCTAAAACACCAAGTACAATAACAGGACAGGTTAAATATAAAAGCGGAGAAACAATAGCAAAATATGGTGGTTTTGAACCTCGTTTATCTTTGAAATATGATGTTGATGACCGAAAATCTTTAAAAATAGGATATAATAAAATGTATCAGTATATACACTTAATGAGTAATAGTAGTGCTGCATTACCTTTTGATGTTTGGAAACTTTCGGGAAAATATGTTAAGCCATTAGAGGTAAATCAATATTCTTTTGGGTTTGCTTTTGATAGTAAAAATAGAAATTATAATTTTTCGGTAGAAGGATATTATAAAGATTTTAAAAACTTAGTAGAATATGTAAATAATGCCGATTTATTTATCAATAAAAATATTGAAACACAATTACTTCCTGCAAAAGGATATGCTTACGGAACAGAATTTTCTGTACATAAAACTAAAGGGAAATTAACGGGTAACTTAAATTATACATATTCGGTTTCTAAAAGAAAAACTGTCAGTGAATTTTCATCAGAAAATATAAATGATGGTGAATATTTTTCATCAAATTATGATAAGCCTCACATATTTAATGCAACGGCTAATTACAAGTTTAGTGATAAATGGACTATGGGAACTTTTTTTACTTTCCAATCAGGAAGACCAACTACATTAATAACAGGAAGAGGTGTTTATGGTGAAAATGAAGATAAATCTGTTTTTACATATTCTGATAGAAATGCATACCGAATGAAAAATACACATCGATTAGATGTTTCATTAACATATACTCCAGAAGCTAGTTTGTATTCAAAATGGCAAGGAAGTTGGAGTTTTGGTATCTATAATATTTATGGAAGAAAAAATGCTTTTTCTAATTATTATACTTTCTCTAATAATAATCAAAATATAGGAATATCTAAAACATTAAACAAGAAACAGTTTTCGTTGTTTGGAGCTCCAATACCATTTATTACGTATAATTTTAAATTTTAA
- a CDS encoding SRPBCC family protein, with protein sequence MMNFKKHSGIYTLETAQELKMPLAKAWDYFSSPENLANITPKSMGFNITSKVDKKAYPGQIITYKVSPVPFVKTNWVTEITQVKEQAFFIDEQRFGPYAMWHHEHFFEALPNGNTLMKDKISYKIPLGFLGHIAQALFIKKQLKSIFEYRFVTLKKMFNDK encoded by the coding sequence ATGATGAATTTTAAAAAACACTCAGGAATTTATACGCTAGAAACAGCACAGGAATTAAAAATGCCGTTAGCAAAAGCGTGGGATTATTTTTCATCACCAGAAAATTTGGCTAATATTACTCCAAAATCAATGGGTTTTAATATAACCTCAAAAGTTGATAAAAAAGCATATCCTGGGCAAATAATAACGTATAAAGTATCGCCTGTTCCGTTTGTGAAAACAAATTGGGTAACAGAAATAACGCAAGTAAAAGAACAAGCTTTTTTTATTGATGAGCAACGTTTTGGACCTTATGCAATGTGGCATCACGAACATTTTTTTGAAGCTTTGCCAAACGGAAATACCTTAATGAAAGATAAAATATCGTATAAAATACCGTTAGGTTTTTTAGGACATATAGCACAAGCTCTTTTTATCAAAAAACAATTAAAAAGTATTTTCGAATATCGATTTGTAACTTTAAAAAAAATGTTTAATGACAAATAA
- a CDS encoding FecR family protein, which produces MKRDKIKETDLWAYISNTASVTIKAKVERWKNSTEYDEQLFEKINKINQITKGNSSVPKADIAINKAVFFKKIESRKKKNNLKKLFFKYAAAAIIILSTSFFAYFITQPQKIYIATTYGEQKEVTLSDGSVVWLNASSKISYKEGSPRTIRLEGEAFFEVAKDKKHPFTVETSDNVIVKALGTSFNIKSYNENDYYETVLFTGKVAVNIADSEKDNIIMSPNDKIRILKENKQVLKSVIKNKMNTISWREGKIQFKNKTFKEIATDFKNQYNLKFHFENEKVSNIKFTGTFKKIMPIREILEILTITTPFEYHFNTQKNTWIIK; this is translated from the coding sequence ATGAAACGAGACAAAATAAAAGAAACAGATCTTTGGGCTTATATATCAAATACGGCAAGTGTTACTATTAAAGCTAAGGTTGAGCGATGGAAAAATTCAACAGAATATGATGAGCAATTATTTGAGAAAATAAATAAAATCAATCAAATTACTAAAGGAAATAGTAGCGTACCTAAAGCTGATATAGCAATTAATAAAGCTGTCTTTTTCAAAAAAATAGAAAGTAGAAAAAAGAAAAATAACTTAAAAAAGCTTTTCTTTAAATATGCTGCGGCAGCAATAATAATATTAAGCACTTCTTTTTTCGCTTATTTTATAACACAACCTCAAAAAATATATATAGCAACAACTTACGGAGAACAAAAGGAAGTAACACTTTCAGATGGCTCAGTTGTTTGGTTAAATGCTTCGAGTAAAATTTCATATAAAGAGGGTTCTCCACGAACTATTCGTTTAGAAGGTGAAGCTTTTTTTGAAGTTGCAAAAGATAAAAAACATCCGTTTACGGTAGAAACTTCAGATAATGTTATCGTTAAAGCTTTAGGAACTAGTTTTAATATTAAATCTTATAATGAAAATGATTATTATGAAACCGTTTTATTTACAGGTAAAGTAGCAGTTAATATTGCAGATTCTGAAAAAGATAATATAATAATGTCACCTAATGATAAAATAAGAATCTTAAAAGAAAATAAACAAGTTTTAAAATCTGTTATCAAAAATAAAATGAATACTATTTCTTGGAGAGAAGGTAAAATTCAATTTAAGAATAAAACATTTAAAGAAATAGCAACTGATTTTAAAAATCAATATAATTTGAAGTTTCATTTTGAAAATGAAAAAGTATCAAATATAAAATTTACAGGAACTTTTAAAAAAATAATGCCTATAAGAGAAATTTTAGAAATATTAACAATAACAACACCTTTTGAGTATCATTTTAATACTCAAAAAAATACTTGGATTATCAAATAA
- the alaS gene encoding alanine--tRNA ligase has translation MKSQEIRSKFLEFYKSKNHAIVPSSPMVLKNDPTLMFVNAGMVPFKEYFLGQKKIVDARVADSQKCLRVSGKHNDLEEVGKDTYHHTLFEMLGNWSFGDYFKKEAIAWAWELLTEVYKIDKDILYVTIFEGDEKEGLAKDTEAYDIWKQYIAEDRILLGNKKDNFWEMGAQGPCGPCSEIHIDIRSAEEKAKVSGASLVNLDHPHVVEVWNLVFMQFNRKADGSLENLPKTHIDTGMGFERLCMALQGVQSNYDTDVFTPIIREIETITNVKYENSEIAGDETDIAIRVIADHVRAVAFSIADGQLPSNTGAGYVIRRILRRAIRYGFTFLNQKEPFIYKLVATLSDQMGDAFPEIKAQEQLAKNVIKEEEQSFLKTLEQGLLLLDTITANATEKTISGKKVFELKDTYGFPEDLTALVLSEKGLDYNKEEYKEALKQQQNRGRAATAIETDDWNVLIEDDEEEFIGYDTLTADVKLTRYRKVTTKKDGEQYQLVFNMTPFYPEGGGQVGDVGHIETSNGDLIYVVNTKKENNLIIHYAKSLPADLSEKFKAVVNKNSRDLSASNHTATHLLHQALRTILGTHVEQKGSLVSPKHLRFDFSHFSKVTSDELQEIEDFVNARIRENLSLIERRNIPMQQAIDEGAIALFGEKYGDAVRAIKFGQSMELCGGTHVPQTGDIWYFKIKSEGAVASGIRRIEAITNVAVGDYFEDIERNFTDIKQLFKNPKDVVKSVTNLQDENATLKKQVEQLLKEKAENLSGELRNQLQEINGVQFLATKVSLDANGIKNLAFALGKDFKNLFLFFASSEKADKAMLTCYISKELAAERGYDAGKVVRELGKLIHGGGGGQNFFATAGGKNPGGIPKALEKAKEYIV, from the coding sequence ATGAAATCTCAAGAAATAAGATCAAAATTTTTAGAATTCTATAAATCTAAAAACCATGCTATCGTTCCATCTTCACCAATGGTGTTAAAGAATGACCCTACTTTAATGTTTGTAAATGCGGGAATGGTTCCTTTTAAAGAATATTTTTTAGGACAAAAAAAAATAGTTGATGCTAGAGTTGCCGATTCTCAAAAATGTTTGCGTGTTTCTGGAAAACATAACGATTTAGAAGAAGTTGGAAAAGACACTTATCATCATACATTATTTGAAATGCTTGGTAACTGGTCTTTTGGCGATTATTTCAAAAAAGAAGCGATTGCTTGGGCTTGGGAATTACTTACTGAAGTTTATAAAATAGATAAAGACATTTTATATGTTACTATTTTTGAAGGTGATGAAAAAGAAGGTTTAGCAAAAGATACAGAAGCTTATGATATTTGGAAACAATACATTGCTGAAGACCGTATTTTATTAGGAAATAAAAAAGATAATTTCTGGGAAATGGGCGCACAAGGACCTTGTGGACCTTGTTCTGAAATTCATATTGATATTCGTTCTGCCGAAGAAAAAGCAAAAGTTTCTGGTGCATCGTTAGTAAATTTAGACCATCCGCATGTGGTAGAAGTTTGGAATTTAGTTTTCATGCAATTCAACCGTAAAGCTGATGGAAGTTTAGAGAATTTACCTAAAACACATATCGATACTGGTATGGGATTTGAACGTTTATGTATGGCTTTACAAGGTGTACAATCTAATTATGATACTGATGTTTTTACTCCGATTATCAGAGAAATAGAAACTATTACAAACGTAAAATACGAAAATTCTGAAATTGCTGGTGATGAAACAGACATCGCAATTCGTGTTATTGCCGACCACGTTCGTGCCGTAGCATTTTCTATTGCTGATGGTCAATTACCAAGTAATACAGGTGCTGGTTATGTTATCCGAAGAATTTTAAGAAGAGCTATTCGTTACGGATTTACGTTCTTAAATCAGAAAGAACCTTTTATCTATAAATTAGTTGCCACTTTAAGCGACCAAATGGGTGATGCTTTTCCTGAAATAAAAGCACAAGAACAATTAGCTAAAAATGTTATTAAAGAAGAAGAACAATCTTTCTTAAAAACATTAGAGCAAGGGTTATTATTGCTAGATACCATAACTGCAAACGCTACTGAAAAAACAATTTCAGGAAAAAAAGTATTTGAATTAAAAGATACTTACGGTTTTCCTGAAGATTTAACGGCATTAGTTTTATCTGAAAAAGGATTAGACTATAATAAAGAAGAATATAAAGAAGCTTTAAAACAACAACAAAACCGAGGAAGAGCTGCAACAGCTATTGAAACTGATGATTGGAATGTTTTAATTGAAGATGACGAAGAGGAATTTATCGGGTATGATACTTTAACTGCTGATGTTAAATTAACTCGATACAGAAAAGTAACCACAAAAAAAGATGGTGAACAATATCAATTAGTTTTTAATATGACTCCTTTTTACCCTGAAGGCGGTGGACAAGTTGGTGATGTTGGGCATATTGAAACTTCTAACGGAGATTTAATTTACGTGGTAAACACTAAAAAAGAAAACAATTTAATTATTCACTACGCCAAAAGTTTACCTGCAGATTTATCAGAAAAATTTAAAGCCGTAGTAAATAAAAATAGTAGAGATTTATCTGCAAGTAATCATACTGCTACGCATTTATTACATCAAGCATTACGTACAATTTTAGGAACTCATGTTGAACAAAAAGGTTCGTTAGTGAGTCCTAAACATTTACGTTTCGATTTTTCTCATTTCTCTAAAGTAACTTCGGATGAATTACAAGAAATTGAGGATTTTGTAAATGCTCGTATTCGTGAAAATCTTTCTTTAATTGAAAGAAGAAATATTCCGATGCAACAAGCTATTGATGAAGGTGCAATTGCTTTATTTGGCGAAAAATATGGCGATGCCGTAAGAGCCATTAAATTTGGTCAATCAATGGAATTATGTGGAGGAACTCACGTTCCACAAACTGGTGATATTTGGTATTTTAAAATAAAATCGGAAGGAGCTGTTGCTTCAGGAATTAGAAGAATTGAAGCAATTACAAATGTAGCTGTTGGTGATTATTTTGAAGATATTGAACGTAACTTTACTGATATAAAACAACTATTTAAAAACCCTAAAGATGTTGTAAAATCTGTAACTAATTTACAAGATGAAAACGCTACTTTAAAAAAACAAGTAGAACAGTTACTTAAAGAAAAGGCCGAAAATTTATCGGGTGAATTGAGAAATCAATTACAGGAAATAAATGGTGTTCAATTTTTAGCAACTAAAGTTTCTTTAGATGCCAACGGAATCAAGAACTTAGCATTTGCTTTAGGAAAAGATTTTAAAAATTTATTCTTATTTTTTGCTTCTTCTGAAAAAGCAGATAAAGCAATGTTAACTTGTTATATTTCGAAAGAATTAGCTGCTGAACGTGGTTATGATGCTGGTAAAGTTGTTAGGGAATTAGGAAAACTAATCCACGGAGGTGGTGGTGGACAGAATTTCTTTGCAACTGCTGGAGGTAAAAATCCTGGCGGAATCCCTAAAGCTTTAGAAAAAGCGAAAGAATATATCGTTTAA
- a CDS encoding DUF4249 family protein — MKSSYILVIILISIITFFSCSETIPLDNIYEPHVIIRGGITRDNFIYVDIQQTVPVDVITKKPINTAKISLYTKAENNLDTKIADLLVLDEKEGRYVIENQYNPVVNNYYWIKITLEDGTILESVPELFKPKVVIDKITKEEENTRITFEDFSGDKKDFYLVTYSFYTKQGDLIFTDFLIENDVFFEEGEDAFFEIEDISESVEVEISSISFNTYNFLESYLTQIETQDIDDGDFFSQLFSGPPANLEGNIINKKTGRKELGFFELFNPTVKKQDF; from the coding sequence ATGAAATCATCATATATACTAGTCATAATTTTAATAAGTATAATTACTTTTTTTAGTTGCTCTGAAACTATTCCGTTAGATAATATATACGAACCTCATGTAATAATAAGAGGAGGAATAACAAGAGATAATTTTATTTATGTAGATATACAACAAACTGTACCTGTAGATGTAATAACGAAAAAACCAATTAATACAGCAAAAATATCTTTGTATACTAAAGCAGAAAATAATTTAGATACAAAAATAGCCGATTTATTAGTCTTAGATGAAAAAGAGGGAAGATATGTTATCGAAAATCAGTATAATCCGGTAGTAAATAATTATTATTGGATAAAAATAACTTTAGAAGATGGTACTATTTTAGAGTCGGTTCCTGAATTATTTAAACCTAAGGTTGTAATAGATAAAATTACAAAAGAAGAAGAAAATACCCGCATAACTTTTGAAGATTTTTCAGGAGATAAAAAAGATTTTTATTTGGTTACTTATAGCTTTTATACTAAACAAGGTGATTTGATTTTTACTGATTTCTTAATTGAAAATGATGTGTTTTTTGAAGAAGGCGAAGATGCTTTTTTTGAAATAGAAGATATATCAGAAAGTGTAGAAGTTGAAATATCAAGTATAAGCTTTAACACCTATAATTTTCTGGAAAGTTATTTAACTCAAATAGAAACACAAGATATTGATGATGGAGATTTTTTTTCGCAATTATTTTCTGGTCCGCCAGCTAATTTAGAGGGTAATATTATAAATAAAAAGACTGGAAGAAAGGAATTAGGTTTTTTTGAATTATTTAACCCTACAGTTAAAAAACAAGATTTTTAA
- a CDS encoding M23 family metallopeptidase, with protein MAKVKYYYDSETLSYRKIESKKSETYKKSFIGVIGALLIAFFGFIGFSQFLMSPNERSQKRELENFKLHTELMSKELKMLSERLSELQERDDNIYRTYFEASPIPKEQRNAGFGGVNRYKHLEGFKNTAMITNVTKEIEMLSKRMVVQSKSLDEIVALAKEKEKMLASIPAIQPVKNQDLKRMASGYGMRLHPILKSWKMHNGMDFTSPKGTPIFASGNGKIKKAHRSTTFGNVVYIDHGYGYQTIYAHMSKIKAKKGQKVKRGDVIGYVGNTGRSAAAHLHYEVHKNGRPVNPIYYYYGDLTPEEFVAMQKASQQKGQSYD; from the coding sequence ATGGCGAAAGTAAAATATTATTATGACTCTGAAACTTTATCATATAGAAAAATAGAGTCTAAAAAAAGCGAAACTTATAAGAAATCGTTCATAGGAGTTATAGGGGCTTTATTAATTGCATTTTTTGGTTTTATAGGATTTAGTCAGTTTTTAATGTCGCCAAATGAAAGATCTCAGAAAAGAGAACTAGAAAATTTTAAACTGCATACAGAATTGATGTCTAAAGAATTAAAAATGTTATCGGAGCGTTTATCAGAATTACAAGAAAGAGACGATAATATTTATAGAACTTATTTTGAGGCAAGTCCAATACCTAAAGAGCAACGTAATGCAGGTTTTGGTGGGGTAAATAGGTATAAGCACTTAGAAGGATTTAAAAATACCGCGATGATTACCAATGTAACCAAAGAGATAGAAATGTTATCTAAACGAATGGTGGTACAGTCAAAATCGTTAGATGAAATTGTAGCTTTGGCTAAAGAAAAAGAAAAAATGTTAGCATCAATACCTGCTATTCAGCCTGTAAAAAATCAAGATTTAAAACGAATGGCATCTGGTTATGGTATGCGATTACACCCTATTTTAAAATCATGGAAAATGCACAACGGAATGGACTTTACCTCACCAAAAGGAACGCCTATTTTTGCTTCAGGAAACGGAAAAATAAAAAAAGCACATAGAAGTACTACGTTTGGGAATGTAGTTTATATAGATCATGGTTATGGTTATCAAACTATTTACGCTCACATGAGTAAAATAAAAGCTAAAAAAGGACAGAAAGTAAAAAGAGGTGATGTAATTGGTTATGTAGGAAACACAGGGCGTTCAGCAGCAGCTCACTTGCATTATGAAGTACATAAAAATGGAAGACCTGTAAACCCTATTTATTATTATTATGGAGATTTAACTCCCGAAGAATTTGTTGCAATGCAAAAAGCATCGCAACAAAAAGGACAATCATATGATTAG